The window ACAAAACGTATTTGGACTTGGACAACAAAAAAATAGCAAATGGATTTAAGCTCTATACCTCCTATCATCTTGGATATCACTTTGCCTTTGGGAAAAAGAAACGAATCTTTGTTGAACCACAAATTCATTGTCAAAATTGGATGATCGACACCAATACCCCTGATGAATTCAAACGGTTGGACAACAAATGGAAAAACTATTTCCTTTTTGAACCCAACCTATATGTGGGCATTAAATTTTAAAATCACCCTACGTTATAAAACCATATCATGAGAGATTGTTTACACTTTCTAACTGTTATTTTTATCGCAGTAAACGGCTATGGACAACAACATTTGGATACGGTCATCAAACGATTGTTTGATGACCAAATGGAAAAAACGGAAGTCAAAAATGCTTTCTTGCAGGTGTACTCCAAATCTAAAGGTATCAATATTCAATTTGCCGATAGCGATGATTGTACGGAAGATGCTCCAACGATGGAAAATCCCATTTATACAGCCAGTATCACCAAGATGTTTACGGCCACTGCCATAGGCATCCTAAAGGATAACGGGAAATTAAATTTTGAGGACCAGATATACCAGCACCTTCCAGAGCAATTGATGAAGAACCTGCATGTGCTAGAAGGCGAAGAATATTCCAAGGACATTACCATTTCCCATTTATTACAGCACACTTCAGGCTTGCCAGACTATTTTACGGGTACCACCGTTGATGGTAGTCCAAATATAATCAATCAGCTACTGGTGGATACGGACAAATCTTGGTCCCCTCAAGAAATGATTGCCTTTAGCAAAGAGAAAATGGAGCCCCATTTTGTACCGGGTCAAGGGTACCACTATACCGATACGGAGTATGTGCTTTTGGCCTTGATCATTGAAAATGTGAGCGGCACCACTTTAGATCAGTTCTTTCAACAGTACATTTTTGAACCTTTGGGTATGGATGCGTCCTATATCAATTTAAAATCGACCCCAATAAAAAAGCAATTACCAATGGCCAAGTTTTATGCTGGTGATATTGCGTTATCGTCCATCCAAAGTCTGAGTGCCGACTGGGGCGGTGGTGGTTTGGTATCCACAACACAAGATCTTGTGCAATTTCTAGTAGCCTTCCAAGAAGATAAAATCGTAAAAAAAGAAACCCGTTTGACAATGCAACATTGGACGCATGAAACCAAAGGAATGGAATATGGTTTTGGGATACGAAAAGTATCTTTTAATAATCTTTTTGATACGGATACACACCTAGAGGTTATCGGGCACACCGGCAGTACAGCATCCTTTTTATGGTACTGTTCACAATTGGATACGTATATTGCAGGTACTTTAAATCAATTGGAAGCTTCCAAAAGCACATTGAACTGGGTATATGAGATTCTTTCATTGATCGATCAACACTAATCAGATGAATGTCGCCCAAAAAGTACTGATCTATTTTTTTATGTATGTCCTGGCATCGCTGTCCAATACATTATTTGCCCAATCAAAGGTAGATATTGACTGGAAAAAGGACCTTTCAATATATAAGTCTTCGTTGGAAGAAAGACATATTAACCTGTACCATTCGATTACGGAAGAAGAATTCGCAAAGGATTGGAACCGTATATATGATAGTGTAGCAGTCTTGAATGATTTCGATATCACGGTAAGATTGATGCGTTTAACACGTCGTATAAATGATGGCCATACGGCTGTATCCTCAAGGAATGTCCCCTTACATCGATTTCCTTTCGAAGCGGAATATATTGACAATCATTGGAGGGTGGTCAAAGCCAGTAAAGCGCATGAGGACCTATTGAAGTTTACCTTGGCAGGGATTGATGGTGTTCCCATAGAAAAGATTGCGAGCAAAGTCGCCAAGACAGCACAATTTGTGGAAAACGAATACTCACAAGTCATAAGAACAGGAAGTTATATGAATATCAGTGAGTTGCTCTTCGCACTTGGCATTATCCAAAACCAGCAAAAGGCAGTCTTCACATTTGTAGACCCAAATAATAAGGAAGTAAAATTAACCTTGGAAGCTTTAGATGAAGCGGTTTACAACAAAACAACGGATTTTGTTCATGTAAGCGGTGGAGTGCCAGAAATCACAAAACCAAAAAACGCCAAATTTCCCTATTTATGGTACGTGCCCATTGAAGGCACCAAGGCGGTCTATATCAATTTTGAAAGCTATCCAACCTTTGAGGAAATGCAAGGCTTTGGGGAAGAACTGGTGGGCTATATTTCGGCGAACCAGATAAAACAAGTGGTGATAGATATGCGCCACAATGGTGGCGGCGACCTGTATGTCGGGGTGGTTTTGGCCTATGCCCTGAACCTCGCGGATTCCATAGACTGGGAAAACGGGGTGTTTGTATTGACAAGTAACCGAACTTTTTCTGCAGGAACGAGCAATGCGGCTCTGTTCAAACAATTATTGAATGCAAAAATTGTGGGCCAGCCTACAGGTTCCAATCCAAATGGATACCAAGACATGGACAGTTTTATGCTTCCTGGCTCCAAATTGACCATCACCTATTCGAAAAGGCTTTTTCGTTTATCAAATCAAGAAAACACCGCTCTACAACCAGATATAATTATCAATCAACAAGAGCAACATTTCTTGGAGGGAACCGATACGGTTTTAAAACAATTGATTGAACGGTTGTAACGGCATGGCAAACGGTATTTGCACCAAGTGAAACCATCATACAACCGATCTTGGTCAACTGCTTTTTTCTTCAAACATCAGGTCATTTGCATTTTGTAATAAAGATTATTTCTTTAAATTCAATGAATCCGAATATGGAAGTCATTGATTTATAAAGAATCACATCATCAAATTCTCAAGAATATATCCAGGTATATTGACGCTAAGGACGTGGAACCATCCTGCCGCGGTCACGAATATAGGTTCAGTCCCATCTGCTAATAGGTCAGCGTATTATACCCTCTTGCCTGCAACTGTAACATTCGAATGGAAGCTG is drawn from Flagellimonas sp. MMG031 and contains these coding sequences:
- a CDS encoding serine hydrolase domain-containing protein, with the translated sequence MRDCLHFLTVIFIAVNGYGQQHLDTVIKRLFDDQMEKTEVKNAFLQVYSKSKGINIQFADSDDCTEDAPTMENPIYTASITKMFTATAIGILKDNGKLNFEDQIYQHLPEQLMKNLHVLEGEEYSKDITISHLLQHTSGLPDYFTGTTVDGSPNIINQLLVDTDKSWSPQEMIAFSKEKMEPHFVPGQGYHYTDTEYVLLALIIENVSGTTLDQFFQQYIFEPLGMDASYINLKSTPIKKQLPMAKFYAGDIALSSIQSLSADWGGGGLVSTTQDLVQFLVAFQEDKIVKKETRLTMQHWTHETKGMEYGFGIRKVSFNNLFDTDTHLEVIGHTGSTASFLWYCSQLDTYIAGTLNQLEASKSTLNWVYEILSLIDQH